TTGGCTCTTAACTTGAAGGTTGATAATGAGGAGTTGTTCTGGTACTAGATGGCttggttgaattggttgaaACATGGTGACCGTAATACCGTATTCTTCCATAAATATGCCACTTTATAGAAAGCGTGTGAATACCGTTACTGGTTTGGTTGATAAGACTGACATTACTTTTATTACACTTAAGGCAATGTCTGGGGTGGTTAAACagtattttgttgatttgttcTCCTCTTCCAATCAAGGTGACTTATCTCATATATTAGGGGCAGAGGACTGACGTCTGTATTACCCCGCAAAAAGAATAAGGACTTGATGCCTGAGTTTACTATTCAAGAGGTTCAGTCAACCATAACAAGGATGCTTCCTCTGGAGGCTCCCAGAAAGGACGATTTTCCCACCTTATTTTTTCAGAAGTATCGGCACATTTTGGACCTACATTACAGATTATTTTTTACGGGTGCTTCGGGGGAAAATTCCCTCTCTAAGATAAATAGTATGAATATTGTCCTCATTCACAAAGTTGCAAATCCAAAGCACATGTCACAATTTCGCCCGATTAGCCTTTGCATTATGATGTACGAGATTATTTCCACAGTGCTCATGAATCGATTTAAGAAGGTACCCTCATAACAATCATCCTAGTTGCCTAACCAACGTACCCTCATAGGTACTTCACatatattatcaaaacaatcaaataaaacacCATTTAAGCCAATTCTAAATTCATACCAATTTCAACCCAAATTTGCCTATCTTATGCATCAACTTAAACATTCTATATTAAACCTCAACTTAACACGTATAATCATGTATATAAGTAACCAATATCATCTTATAACATCATTTACATTCACTTCCCAAAAGGATTGGAACTTGGAATCGTCATCGTTTGTAGAAAAAGATTGCTTTTCACACAATCTTATAGAAGATATTCTTGACGGCATATGAAGTGGAGCAGCTGCAGGCCTCGAGACATACGGAGGTGTTTCATCACTCTCCACATCCCCTTTGGTGGAAGGCCAAACACGATCTGGAATGTGTGTGATCCCATAGTCAAAATGGCATTCACTTCCAACCTTTAAGAGACTGCAAGAAAACCAAACGTCAATAACTATAGCTAAACAGTATAAGTTCCTTTGCAATGCCATCGAAAGAAGCTAAACGTATGTCACTATAGCAACCAgtataaaataacaaatcaacaaGACCAATGCTTAGGAATACAATGTAACAGACAGTGAACGGAACGGAAAAATAGAAGTGAGAAAAAACAGCACCTGCATGTATGTTGCAGTAGTAGGAGAATGCATCATAACATGTAAAAGCTCCAATATAACAATAGGAAGGGATATGTAATGTTACATAGTAACGCCAAAAAGAATACCAGATCATTGGCAGAACGAAAAGATGAGCAAGACATGTAGAGGTTCCAATGTCGCAACAAAATTGGAAAGGAGACCTAATTTTTATGGCACTTGACAGCAAGTTGCAAGAAGTATGGCATGTTTAGGTCACCTAACCCTGATACATGAGCACTGGAAGAATTGACACCACCATTTCAAATTAGAGGTCATTACTCTAAACAGAGTAACAGATGACACACTTCAGCATATTGTATTTTGACAccaataaatttgataaatgcAAAGAAATGCCAACAAGTAATGCCCCATGTTAATAAATTGTAGATCCACCTTAAGTAGTAAAATTTATAGTACAATAATAGGAAATCAGAGACATCTTGTACTTGGAAGAGGATGCAAATACATCTATATCTATTTCCATCTCCATTTATACATGAAGGAGCCACTATACTGCTGTTTCCATAAATACAGAAAACAAACAAtcgaaaaaatataaaacacataacAGGCCATAAACTATCAAAAAAATGACAGACATCAGAAGATTTAAAACGACGAATATAAGCAGTGTTTCATAAGGCTGAACACCAAAACGAATAATAAAAACacattgaaaaatcaaaaaaagaagCATAAATCTGAAAACTAAAACAGAGATGAAAACCACAATACCCAcagaaataaaagaagataaGTATAGgtctaaaactaaaaaagacgtgaaaagaaaaagttagtACAAGTGAAAATCATACCTGAAATTACAATCCGATGAAGAAGGGGATTTCAATGTCCTGCTGTAGCAAGTGTGTTTTTGTGGCATGTACACAAGCTAAAAAAGAAATGTcaggaaaaaaaatggaaagagaCTCAGATAGAATCTGCGTAGTAAAGAAAGGgaggaagagaaaataaataaaaacaaaagaaaaagaaggtaaAAATCAGAATAAAGGGAGACAAAGGAGACACAATTTACGGGAGAAAGAAGGGTCTCTCATCAAGAATTTAGAGAGACGTTGGAAGCTGTTTAATGTATCATTTAATTATCAAAAGACACTATGATACCTGTAGGCCTGGTCCGACCTGAACTTGGACAACGTTAAACTCACAACAGTGATTTAAAACCAGGCCAAAAATAGGATGAAAACTTGTAAAGTGAATACTCAGGAATGTGTCACTGAGTGAGCTAAGAATCAATCATAATAGTAGGATGAAAACTCAGTGTTTGAATTGATTGCAACTTgttaagagtttttttttttttcaagaaacaCTTCTTTGCGAATGTCAAATATCCGGTATGCCCTCAAGTTTCAGCAGATGGCCAAGCCATGACTGTCGGAGAACTTGCATTGTCCCCCACACTTGCTTCACTTGAAGGCTGCCTCCTCTTGCGTGGAGGGCATGCAGTGGTGACCTTCGAGTGATCCATTTTCCATTCACAGATTTCAGACGTGGAGCAGCATTTCAAAGGTCCATATATCTGTGCATATTACAAGCAAAGTTCATGatgctttaaaagaaaaattgcttGAACAAGATAGGAtaacttgtttctaatatgtTACCTGTAAATGAGTCCTACGCAAGGTTCCACAAAACCGAAATAATTTTGAGACTATGAAGCATGACAGCAACAGAATGTCGATCGAAGAATACATCTACCTGAACAGACCTCTGAAATCTACCTAGAATTCAAGCTCAACCTAAGCAGTTtctaaaatcatatttcataactatctttgaaaccaaaatttcataacaatgcACTCACTAATGAAACTAATAAAGATCTGTAAACCGAGACAATTAGAGACAATGAAGTACCACAGGAACAAAATGTAGATCTATGAAGACATCAACTCAAGATTAATATGGAAGGCcgatgttttttaaaattttaggtccttttttccataaaaaaaaatagacacCTTTTAAGCCTACCCCATTTCAAAAAAAGTCCCCACGATCATTAATacattaaattctattttctattcCTTCAAACTAGGCTAGCTGTTTGATTATCTTATTTGTCTTAATTCGTAAGGGATAGTgcttttttaaacaaaattttaagttaagtgtgaaaaacaaattgttttaaaggaaaaacaattaatacaagagcattaaattcttttaatagtttacataaaattttaaaaaacactttaaaaatcaatatcgAATTTAGAATCTAATTATTAAGGTGCCCAAATCTGTCAATCCTTTTACTTGTATTATTCATGTCACATAACATTATAGTTTTCTAAATTATCAAAGTTAAAGTAAATATGAAGTTGAATccccaaaatcaaaattgattcaGTGGATTGTAGATTTGGGtaactaaattaaaggtttttttaaaactttcttGTGAGATGATTTCtatgatataaaatgtaatcTTTTCATCAGTATGTTTTGCACGCGAAAATATGCTTCATGTCAAAAGAATTAAGCTTTGAATGTAACAAGAAATTTTGAATGAGTTGTggcaatttttaatgttttaggcCCTGAAtcataggttttaaaattatatttcaaactttaaattattattattaaaatcaccaaaattttaaaagagtatggaatttttataacttaaaatgaattaaattgtcatggaaattttaaaatataaaatacaaaaattttcaattttatttcattttaatattattgttagtaaaattatgtttattatggTAAACAtcacataaaattaattttgaaaagtttttgttgaatttttttatttatatattataaaaatcaagcCATAGCCTCCACTACAAAAGAAAGTATGTTGTCATGCATGTTTGTTTTCTAACATCACAGAACCAAAACCAATTCTAACAAGGATACCGAGCAAGATTTGCTATTGTGTTTGTAATTGTAGGACAAAAACACATTAGCCAACATATaatcaattataaataaacacataaaataaaatataaatagaatgatttataattaatttttcaaatacgaaaatcaaacaaaaccgtaataataaattgaaataaaaagaatagatATTTTACAAAAAGTTGAGGCCTGTGAAACACAAACCGAGATAGATCCGAACCAAAATAGCCACAAACCGGTGTAACTGTAATGTAGGATATCCCAGCCCGAGATATCCCTAGAATGGGATATCCCCGGCTGGAATACGTACAACAAGTAGCCTGGTTCAAACAAGTAAAAAAGCTGAACTGGACAATAAAACTATCGAACCGACCACAAAAATCTGTGAACCAGAATAGCAAGATATTGCCATCAATCTTTTTGCACTAATAAACCTCTTGGCTGATAGAAAACATTATTCACATTCATGAGGACCGATTTTCATTATTCGGTTCTGCATCTTCTAGATCATCCTTGTCTTCAATGGGAATGTCTTCGCTGTAATCATCTAATGAACCAACAGGAAAAATGATGTCACCTTAAGAAATTTAATGGATTTAGTTCAATCAACGTGTATAAGGCAAAGTTATAGCATTACGTATGATATGCACAAAGCTCAAAACATTAGGCACATTCAATGTTCTACCTTGATTGAAAGCAAATGATCAATTATCTATCCCATTAAACTATATGAGAGAGCATCAGCACCATATTAAACACGAAAAGCATAAGGTATTCCTAGAATCATGTATACTCTAGGTTTGACTGCATCACAATGAAGATTAACTAAAAGCAGCTAAGTACAGTATAAAGGGACAATGCATCAAAACTGAGTGGGACGAGGTAAATAGAAAACTCTTCACCCTTTTGAGGCAATGAAGCAGGAGTATCCCTGGAGTCCGATGCATTATCAAGAACATAAGGAAGATCTAGCAATTCCAAGAAAGATACAGTCTGAGGATTACGGGGAGAACCTACACAAGgtgag
This genomic stretch from Gossypium raimondii isolate GPD5lz chromosome 6, ASM2569854v1, whole genome shotgun sequence harbors:
- the LOC105772193 gene encoding uncharacterized protein LOC105772193, translating into MPQKHTCYSRTLKSPSSSDCNFSLLKVGSECHFDYGITHIPDRVWPSTKGDVESDETPPYVSRPAAAPLHMPSRISSIRLCEKQSFSTNDDDSKFQSFWEVNVNDVIR